The Gemella haemolysans genome includes a region encoding these proteins:
- a CDS encoding acetylxylan esterase: MKLEKYRKLNYIEQLLHVNHPFVKYKKINFKGIDNSNIELDIVTPNTDIKGVIIDFPEFKVKNKDYLSLTKYSMLDYTLVSLHIRGQAGNSENNTPCSHFPFLDNSYEFPYYKLVFQDALDTLQIIELLFPNKDIYTTGVGQGAAISLVCASYYNSIKELFISDCSLCDIKNTYIQNKKNPIFRKIYNFEIDFPDKINYLYKTLDSIDIIDISSPISQKVHYGLSYLSPKTPHSAQLKLIESLKNIEIQHYKFLDYKKIFQHQFDDYILEILSNK; the protein is encoded by the coding sequence ATGAAATTAGAGAAATATAGAAAACTAAATTATATAGAACAATTATTGCATGTTAATCATCCATTTGTTAAATATAAAAAAATTAATTTTAAAGGAATAGATAATTCTAATATTGAATTAGATATAGTCACTCCAAATACCGATATCAAAGGAGTAATTATCGACTTTCCTGAATTTAAAGTGAAAAATAAAGATTACTTATCATTAACTAAATACAGTATGTTAGACTACACTCTAGTATCTTTACATATTAGAGGCCAAGCTGGAAATAGTGAAAACAATACTCCTTGTTCTCATTTTCCATTTTTAGATAATAGTTATGAGTTTCCATATTATAAGCTGGTGTTTCAAGATGCTCTTGATACTTTACAAATAATTGAATTATTATTTCCGAATAAAGATATATATACAACTGGAGTTGGACAAGGTGCCGCTATTTCCCTAGTATGTGCTAGTTATTACAATTCAATTAAGGAATTATTTATTTCTGATTGTTCTCTCTGTGATATAAAAAATACTTACATTCAAAATAAGAAAAATCCAATCTTTAGAAAAATATATAATTTTGAAATTGATTTTCCTGATAAAATAAACTATCTATATAAAACACTAGACTCAATTGATATAATTGATATTAGTAGCCCCATCTCACAAAAAGTACACTATGGACTTTCATATCTAAGTCCTAAAACTCCACATTCTGCACAATTAAAATTAATTGAATCACTAAAAAATATTGAAATCCAGCATTATAAATTTTTAGATTATAAAAAAATATTCCAACATCAATTTGATGATTATATACTTGAAATACTCTCAAATAAATAA
- a CDS encoding alpha/beta fold hydrolase translates to MSNEINFKNFWSKKINYINNIHIDYNIEQTKFSKFKNIEFYNLTFNSYDNSKIYAKYIKNIKFRTKYPNRPIPILFYFHGYPASSRNWLEKSAFSSLGYDVVAIDFRNQGGLSKDNGNSSPSVFGHLTVGIDESIQNMIFYKNILDTLLLSRIITSFEGVDSNNIVTYGASQGGAFSIIFAALNKNVKKCISLYPFLSNFKAIYELDNRNNAYTEFTHHARWFNTKGSNTKDFLNNLYYIDTINFAKLLKCNVLFGISNLDVDCPKETQQNIFNNIKSNKKVIVYKKYYHENIPSFNDEVVNFLLNT, encoded by the coding sequence ATGAGCAACGAAATAAATTTTAAAAATTTTTGGTCTAAAAAAATAAACTACATTAATAATATTCACATCGACTATAATATAGAGCAGACCAAATTTTCGAAATTTAAAAATATAGAATTTTATAACTTAACTTTTAATAGCTACGATAATTCAAAAATCTACGCTAAATACATAAAAAACATTAAATTTAGAACCAAATATCCAAATAGACCCATCCCTATTCTATTTTATTTCCACGGATATCCCGCTTCGAGTAGAAACTGGTTAGAAAAATCTGCTTTCTCCTCTTTGGGGTATGATGTGGTTGCTATAGATTTTAGAAATCAAGGCGGTTTAAGTAAAGATAATGGAAATTCCTCCCCTTCAGTGTTTGGTCACCTTACAGTAGGAATCGATGAGAGTATTCAAAATATGATATTTTACAAAAACATTTTAGATACTTTGTTACTTTCTAGAATTATTACATCTTTCGAAGGAGTTGATTCTAATAATATTGTTACCTACGGTGCTTCTCAAGGTGGAGCATTTTCAATAATATTTGCTGCTTTAAATAAAAATGTAAAAAAATGTATAAGTCTATATCCTTTCCTTTCAAACTTCAAAGCTATTTATGAACTCGACAATAGAAATAATGCTTATACAGAATTTACTCATCATGCACGCTGGTTTAACACAAAAGGAAGCAATACTAAAGACTTTTTAAACAATCTTTATTACATCGATACTATAAATTTTGCAAAACTTTTGAAATGTAATGTATTATTCGGAATTTCTAATCTCGACGTTGATTGCCCTAAAGAAACCCAACAAAATATTTTTAATAATATAAAAAGTAATAAAAAAGTTATAGTTTATAAAAAGTACTATCACGAGAATATTCCAAGCTTCAATGATGAAGTAGTTAACTTCTTACTAAATACATAA
- a CDS encoding hemolysin family protein, with the protein MDLSILIKILIIVLLLVASAIFVMFEFALVKLRPTRVNELVESGNKTAKILAVMVEQLDHYLSATQLGITIVSLGLGWIGEATFHSLFNPIFELLHLNEAVTHTISLVVSFGFMTLLHVVLGELVPKTIAIQSAETTCLRVAWPMYMFDKVMRPLVWLLNSLANVIAKMFGYEPASEHDDIHSEQELRTIMKSSRAHGQINDVEYRYVERVFEFDNKIAKEIMTPRTEVEAIDMSDSLGIIMRQLKQEEYTRYPVIEDGDKDKILGILNVKKLLFADKPLENTKDLEEYITPAIKIFEHTPISQVLATIKQNREHMIVITDEYGGTSGVVTLEDIVEEITGEIRDEFDEDEQSLVKKLKNGHYLIDGWVPIQDVNALFHAHLPHEEVDTIGAYIYLEKYEAKVGAVYSIDKLTFVVRKVEENQIRTLEVWKEK; encoded by the coding sequence ATGGATCTCAGTATCTTAATTAAAATATTAATAATTGTATTATTACTTGTTGCTTCGGCAATATTTGTAATGTTTGAATTTGCACTTGTTAAGCTTAGACCCACAAGGGTAAATGAATTAGTTGAATCTGGAAATAAAACAGCAAAAATTTTGGCGGTAATGGTTGAGCAATTGGATCATTATTTATCTGCTACGCAGCTAGGTATAACGATTGTTTCGTTAGGACTTGGTTGGATAGGGGAAGCAACATTCCACTCATTATTTAATCCTATATTCGAGTTATTACATCTAAATGAGGCGGTAACACATACGATATCGTTAGTAGTGTCATTTGGATTTATGACGTTATTACATGTGGTTTTAGGTGAATTGGTTCCTAAAACTATAGCAATTCAATCTGCAGAAACAACTTGTCTGAGAGTTGCTTGGCCGATGTATATGTTCGATAAAGTGATGCGTCCGTTAGTATGGCTACTCAATTCATTAGCGAATGTTATAGCAAAAATGTTTGGATATGAACCAGCATCTGAACACGATGATATTCACAGTGAACAAGAATTGAGGACAATAATGAAATCTTCAAGAGCACATGGTCAAATTAATGACGTAGAGTATCGTTATGTAGAGAGAGTATTCGAATTTGATAATAAAATTGCTAAGGAAATTATGACACCTAGAACAGAGGTTGAAGCAATAGATATGAGTGACTCTCTAGGAATTATCATGAGACAATTAAAACAAGAAGAATATACTAGATACCCGGTAATCGAAGATGGGGATAAAGATAAAATTCTTGGTATTTTAAATGTTAAAAAGCTATTATTTGCTGATAAACCGCTAGAGAACACTAAAGATTTAGAAGAGTATATTACACCAGCAATAAAAATATTCGAACATACACCGATTTCTCAAGTATTAGCAACAATTAAGCAAAACAGAGAGCATATGATTGTTATTACTGATGAATATGGTGGGACTAGTGGAGTAGTTACATTAGAGGATATAGTTGAAGAAATTACTGGTGAAATCCGAGATGAATTCGATGAAGATGAGCAAAGTTTAGTTAAAAAATTAAAAAATGGACATTATTTAATTGATGGTTGGGTACCAATCCAAGATGTCAATGCATTATTCCATGCTCACCTTCCGCATGAAGAAGTTGATACAATAGGGGCATATATTTATTTAGAAAAATATGAAGCGAAAGTTGGAGCTGTGTATTCTATTGATAAATTAACTTTTGTTGTGAGAAAAGTAGAAGAAAATCAAATACGAACTTTAGAAGTTTGGAAAGAAAAATAA
- the purR gene encoding pur operon repressor, producing MKLKRSERIVVMTEYLLNNPNKLIPLTYFVSKFNQAKSSISEDIHIIKNGFKEENIGEVKTLAGVSGGVIFTPTLVEEDAKEILSSFLDKINDGNRLLAGGYIFMSDIIGDPSLMNKLGRVVATVYKNKEVDAVVTVATKGIPVAYAIASILNKPVIIIRRDNKVTEGTTVAINYVSGSTKKIETMILSKRSLNTGSKVLLVDDFMRGGGVLTGMESLMNEFDVNVVGKVIITQCFDSPREHEDDYLYLSKIENIDEFNGTFDVKLGNVIEKLRQVEKEDVENE from the coding sequence ATGAAGTTAAAGAGAAGTGAAAGAATAGTAGTGATGACGGAGTATTTATTAAATAATCCGAATAAATTAATTCCATTAACGTATTTCGTTTCAAAATTTAATCAAGCTAAATCTTCAATAAGTGAGGATATACATATAATAAAAAATGGTTTCAAAGAAGAAAACATTGGAGAAGTTAAAACTTTAGCAGGAGTAAGTGGAGGTGTTATCTTTACACCGACTTTAGTAGAAGAAGATGCTAAAGAAATTCTTAGTAGTTTTCTTGATAAAATTAATGATGGAAATCGTTTGTTAGCAGGTGGTTATATTTTTATGTCAGACATAATAGGTGATCCTAGTCTGATGAATAAGTTAGGCCGAGTAGTTGCTACTGTCTATAAAAATAAAGAAGTGGATGCAGTGGTAACTGTTGCGACAAAAGGTATTCCAGTAGCTTATGCCATAGCTTCAATATTAAATAAACCTGTAATTATTATAAGAAGAGATAATAAAGTTACAGAAGGAACTACTGTTGCGATAAATTATGTTTCAGGATCTACCAAGAAAATAGAAACAATGATTTTATCTAAACGAAGTCTAAATACTGGTTCAAAAGTGCTATTAGTTGATGACTTCATGCGAGGAGGAGGAGTCCTTACGGGTATGGAGAGTCTTATGAATGAGTTTGATGTTAATGTTGTTGGTAAAGTAATAATCACACAGTGTTTTGATTCGCCAAGAGAACATGAAGATGATTACTTATACCTTTCAAAAATTGAAAATATTGACGAATTTAACGGAACTTTCGATGTAAAATTAGGGAATGTTATTGAAAAATTAAGACAAGTAGAAAAAGAGGATGTTGAAAATGAGTAA
- the glmU gene encoding bifunctional UDP-N-acetylglucosamine diphosphorylase/glucosamine-1-phosphate N-acetyltransferase GlmU: MSNNRYAVILAAGKGTRMQSKLYKVLHKVCDRTMVELVLDSLNDLEMQEVITVVGHGAERVKEVLGDRTKFVLQAEQLGTAHAVKVAKDELKDKEGTTIVMYGDTPLIRPETINSMLDHHENTNAKATVLTAIADDPFAYGRIIRDVNGKLVKIVEEKDATEQEKKIKEINSGIYCFDNKLLFEMLEKVKNDNNQGEYYLPDVLALIREQKEIIETYLCDDFDETFGVNDRVALAYAENVMRNRINTKHMLAGVTLVDPTNTYIAPNAVIGRDTTIYPNVTIKSNTVIGEDCQIKPNSYLENAQIGNGVKVLSSTISDSKIGDYTSVGPYSHIRNNCELGQHVRVGNFVELKNTTYGDGSKTAHLSYLGDTEVGSNTNIGCGTITVNYDGKNKYRTKIGSDAFIGCNSNLIAPLEIGDGAVVAAGTTVTENAPSDALVIARVKQENKEGYAKKMPAGRKS, from the coding sequence ATGAGTAATAATAGATATGCAGTAATTCTTGCAGCTGGAAAAGGAACTAGAATGCAATCAAAACTATATAAAGTATTGCATAAAGTTTGTGATAGAACGATGGTAGAACTTGTATTAGATAGCCTTAATGATTTAGAAATGCAAGAGGTAATAACTGTAGTTGGTCATGGTGCGGAACGAGTTAAAGAGGTGCTAGGAGATAGAACAAAATTTGTTTTACAAGCAGAACAATTAGGAACTGCTCATGCTGTAAAAGTAGCCAAAGATGAATTAAAAGATAAAGAGGGTACGACTATTGTAATGTATGGAGATACTCCTTTAATTCGTCCAGAGACTATTAATAGTATGCTAGATCACCATGAGAATACAAATGCAAAAGCAACTGTATTAACAGCAATAGCTGATGATCCATTTGCTTATGGTCGTATTATTCGTGATGTGAATGGAAAGTTAGTGAAAATTGTTGAAGAAAAAGATGCAACAGAACAAGAGAAAAAAATAAAAGAAATTAACTCAGGAATTTATTGCTTTGATAATAAATTATTATTTGAAATGTTAGAAAAAGTTAAGAATGATAATAATCAAGGTGAGTATTATCTTCCAGATGTACTAGCATTAATCCGTGAACAAAAAGAAATTATTGAAACATATTTATGTGATGATTTTGATGAAACATTTGGTGTAAACGATAGAGTAGCGTTAGCTTATGCTGAAAATGTTATGAGAAATAGAATTAATACTAAACATATGCTAGCAGGAGTTACTCTAGTAGATCCTACAAACACTTATATTGCACCTAATGCTGTAATTGGTCGTGATACAACAATTTATCCAAACGTTACAATTAAATCTAATACTGTAATTGGAGAAGATTGTCAAATTAAACCTAATTCATACTTAGAAAACGCACAGATTGGAAATGGAGTAAAAGTTTTATCTTCAACTATTAGCGATTCGAAAATTGGTGATTATACTAGCGTTGGTCCATATTCTCACATTAGAAATAATTGTGAATTAGGTCAACACGTAAGAGTTGGTAACTTTGTAGAATTAAAAAATACTACTTATGGTGATGGATCAAAAACAGCTCATTTAAGTTACTTAGGTGATACTGAAGTAGGAAGTAATACAAACATTGGTTGTGGAACAATTACTGTAAACTACGATGGTAAAAATAAATATAGAACAAAAATAGGAAGCGATGCATTTATAGGGTGTAACTCAAACTTAATAGCTCCTTTAGAAATAGGTGATGGTGCTGTGGTTGCTGCAGGAACTACTGTTACAGAGAATGCACCTTCGGATGCTTTAGTAATTGCTCGAGTGAAACAAGAGAACAAAGAAGGTTATGCTAAAAAAATGCCTGCGGGTAGAAAATCGTAA
- a CDS encoding DRTGG domain-containing protein — protein sequence MKSKHQKILEYIKSLPIGSKISVRQVAKELKVSEGTAYRAIKESENRGFVSSIERVGTVRIQKKERDNVEKLSYSEIVNIVSGQLIAGRGGVHEIVQDFAIGAMDSEQVGQHIRKGTLLIIGNRPKIIEMSLEKGCAILVTGGYVPTDSIKALADSKNLPLIITPHDTFSVTHLINRVTNDQIIKRDIITVESIYMKVDKLYIINLNDTVKDWYDLQLEVGHTRYPVINEYGKLVGIVTARDVFLQEKDALIKEVMERKVATTTLETPISSVANTMLSEGYELMPVIDSKNTLLGVVTRKIVINSLLTNNRFQEGHNNDTFDEIMRKGIVPRADGLQVKVIPQMLDQFGTFSSSALLSIIDESIHITSYNYNRSEVLMQNTTLYFLKSVPLDRTITTKVNILDIGRKTAKFDVEVYDKTELVAKAMVTCQVFQRN from the coding sequence ATGAAATCAAAACACCAAAAAATATTAGAATATATAAAGAGCTTACCGATTGGTAGCAAGATTTCTGTACGTCAAGTAGCTAAAGAACTGAAAGTTAGTGAAGGAACAGCATATCGTGCAATAAAAGAATCTGAAAATCGTGGTTTTGTATCATCGATAGAACGTGTTGGTACAGTGAGAATTCAGAAAAAAGAACGTGATAATGTAGAAAAATTATCATATTCAGAGATTGTAAATATAGTAAGTGGACAGTTAATCGCAGGACGCGGTGGAGTTCATGAAATAGTGCAGGACTTCGCAATTGGGGCAATGGATTCTGAACAAGTAGGACAACACATACGCAAAGGAACATTGTTAATAATAGGGAATCGTCCAAAAATTATTGAAATGTCACTGGAGAAAGGTTGTGCTATTTTAGTAACAGGTGGATATGTACCAACTGATTCTATTAAAGCACTTGCTGATAGTAAAAATTTACCTTTAATTATTACGCCACATGATACTTTTTCAGTAACTCACTTAATAAATCGTGTAACTAATGACCAAATTATTAAGAGGGATATAATTACTGTAGAAAGTATTTATATGAAAGTAGATAAATTATATATAATAAATCTAAATGATACTGTAAAAGATTGGTATGATTTACAATTAGAAGTAGGTCATACTAGATATCCAGTAATTAATGAATATGGTAAATTAGTTGGTATTGTTACAGCTCGTGATGTTTTCTTACAAGAAAAAGATGCACTTATAAAAGAAGTGATGGAAAGAAAAGTAGCAACTACTACTTTAGAAACACCTATATCTTCAGTAGCTAATACTATGCTATCTGAAGGATATGAATTAATGCCTGTAATAGACTCGAAAAATACATTACTCGGTGTAGTTACTAGAAAAATAGTTATTAACTCATTATTAACGAATAATAGATTCCAAGAAGGTCATAATAATGATACATTTGATGAAATTATGCGTAAAGGTATAGTTCCAAGAGCTGATGGATTACAGGTTAAAGTTATCCCTCAAATGTTAGATCAATTTGGTACATTCTCTAGCTCAGCTCTATTAAGTATTATTGATGAATCTATTCATATTACAAGTTATAACTACAATAGAAGTGAAGTGCTTATGCAAAATACTACTCTTTATTTCTTAAAATCTGTGCCATTAGATAGAACAATAACAACAAAAGTAAATATTTTGGATATAGGACGTAAAACTGCTAAATTTGATGTTGAAGTTTATGATAAGACAGAATTAGTTGCAAAAGCAATGGTAACTTGTCAAGTATTCCAGAGAAATTAG
- a CDS encoding DHH family phosphoesterase, which produces MNTNYENLYEEIFQKIKENDKIIIHRHERPDPDAYGSQGAMYQIIKENFPEKTLITVGKDSPSLDFLFKNSEVTEEDYKDALVIVTDTANFPRIDGKLFTKNNFLIKIDHHPPLDNYGSINLVDTEVSSCSELIYNFYTYLNEKYNVKLNDEAAKLLYLGIVGDTGRFLFPNTSNNTLKVASELIKYDFNMSALLDKMEIISENIMRFRAFIFENYDVYQDGVAYLKITKEDMDKYGVDPGEVSTGVNLLRSLKGLYAWCFAIDEGNKVRVRLRSKGPVINTLAEKYAGGGHPLASGATVKNWEELDDLLDDMARVVRDYLVENNIKLEN; this is translated from the coding sequence ATGAATACAAACTACGAAAATTTATATGAGGAAATTTTTCAAAAAATTAAAGAAAATGATAAAATTATAATTCATAGACATGAAAGACCAGATCCAGATGCATATGGTTCTCAAGGGGCAATGTATCAAATTATTAAGGAAAACTTTCCAGAAAAAACTCTAATAACTGTAGGTAAGGATTCTCCTTCATTGGACTTCTTGTTCAAAAATTCAGAAGTAACAGAAGAAGACTATAAAGATGCTTTAGTTATTGTAACAGATACGGCTAATTTTCCTAGAATTGATGGGAAACTATTTACTAAAAATAACTTTTTAATTAAAATTGATCATCACCCACCATTAGATAATTATGGAAGTATTAATTTAGTTGATACAGAGGTTTCATCTTGTAGTGAATTAATATATAATTTTTATACATATTTAAACGAAAAATACAATGTGAAATTGAATGATGAAGCGGCAAAACTACTTTATCTTGGTATTGTGGGAGATACTGGTAGATTTCTATTCCCAAATACTTCAAATAATACTCTAAAAGTTGCATCAGAACTTATAAAGTATGATTTCAATATGAGTGCATTATTAGATAAAATGGAAATTATCAGTGAGAATATTATGAGATTTAGAGCGTTCATTTTTGAAAATTATGATGTTTATCAAGATGGAGTTGCGTATTTAAAAATTACAAAAGAAGATATGGATAAATACGGTGTTGATCCAGGAGAAGTTTCAACAGGAGTAAACTTACTTAGAAGCTTAAAAGGTCTATATGCGTGGTGCTTTGCAATAGATGAAGGAAATAAAGTACGTGTTCGACTTCGTTCTAAAGGTCCAGTTATAAATACACTAGCAGAAAAATATGCCGGTGGTGGTCATCCATTAGCAAGTGGTGCAACAGTCAAAAACTGGGAAGAATTAGATGATCTATTAGATGATATGGCAAGAGTAGTTAGAGATTACCTTGTTGAGAATAATATTAAATTGGAAAATTAG
- a CDS encoding methionine ABC transporter ATP-binding protein, with protein MIELKKVNKIYNNKVHALKDINLKVEKGDIYGIIGYSGAGKSTLVRLLNGLEVATDGEVIIDGDDFNKITEEQRRLKRQRIGMIFQHFNLLWSRTVAENIAFPLEILGKSKTEIKERVEELAKLVGLEDRLNAYPSQLSGGQKQRVGIARALAGNPSILLCDEATSALDPETTAEVLNLIKEIHNKTNITVVLITHEMNVIKTICTKVAVIDGGTIAENGLVSEVFYHPTQEVTKKFLAQTSFASEFEERENIEEWKKVFTDGIIIKFTFDNNTSKKPILSTLIKEIDFDFNIINGHIDKTANANIGTLFVQLIGSKENTDKVIARLNELGILTEVL; from the coding sequence ATGATTGAATTAAAAAAAGTAAATAAGATTTATAACAATAAAGTTCATGCGCTAAAAGATATTAATTTAAAAGTTGAAAAAGGTGATATTTACGGTATAATTGGTTATTCTGGTGCTGGAAAAAGTACGTTAGTAAGACTGTTAAACGGACTTGAAGTGGCAACAGATGGAGAGGTAATTATTGATGGTGATGACTTCAATAAAATAACTGAAGAACAGCGTAGATTGAAACGTCAAAGAATTGGAATGATTTTCCAACACTTTAATCTATTATGGAGTAGAACTGTTGCTGAAAATATAGCATTCCCATTAGAAATTTTAGGGAAATCAAAAACTGAAATTAAAGAAAGAGTAGAGGAATTGGCTAAGTTAGTTGGGTTGGAAGATAGATTAAATGCTTATCCTTCTCAATTATCAGGTGGTCAAAAACAAAGGGTAGGTATTGCTCGTGCATTAGCAGGTAATCCTTCGATTTTACTTTGTGACGAAGCGACAAGTGCGCTTGACCCTGAGACAACTGCTGAAGTATTAAATCTTATTAAAGAAATTCACAACAAAACTAATATAACTGTTGTCCTAATTACTCATGAAATGAATGTAATTAAAACTATTTGTACAAAAGTTGCTGTTATAGATGGTGGTACAATTGCTGAAAATGGTCTTGTTTCTGAAGTGTTCTATCACCCAACACAAGAAGTTACGAAGAAATTCTTAGCTCAAACTTCATTTGCTTCGGAATTTGAAGAGAGAGAAAATATTGAAGAATGGAAGAAAGTATTTACGGATGGTATTATTATTAAATTTACTTTTGACAATAATACTTCGAAAAAACCTATTCTTAGTACGTTAATAAAAGAAATTGATTTTGATTTTAATATTATTAATGGTCACATTGATAAGACAGCAAATGCGAATATAGGTACGCTGTTTGTTCAATTAATTGGTTCGAAAGAAAATACAGATAAAGTAATAGCTAGATTAAATGAACTAGGTATTTTAACGGAGGTGTTATAA
- a CDS encoding methionine ABC transporter permease, with product MFDFSRVNWDKVQDKTIETLIMTFESLIAVFIIGLFLGLLLYLTSNSKSTFGRGFYTVVTAIVNIFRAIPFIILIVLLIPFTKALIGTIIGVQAAIPALIISAAPFYARLVEIGLREVDKGVIEAARAMGAKKTTIILKVLIPESLPAIISGLTVTAIALVGSTAMAGVIGAGGLGNLAYLDGFQRNNSTLTFVATVLILIIVFALQILGDTIVKKVDKR from the coding sequence ATGTTTGATTTTTCAAGAGTTAATTGGGATAAAGTACAAGACAAAACAATTGAAACACTTATTATGACTTTTGAGTCACTAATCGCAGTGTTCATCATCGGTTTATTTTTAGGATTACTGTTATACTTAACATCTAATAGTAAGAGTACATTTGGACGTGGATTCTACACAGTTGTTACAGCAATTGTTAATATCTTTAGAGCGATTCCGTTTATTATTTTAATTGTATTATTAATTCCATTCACTAAGGCTTTAATCGGTACAATTATCGGTGTTCAAGCAGCAATTCCAGCACTTATTATTTCAGCTGCACCATTCTACGCTCGTTTAGTAGAAATCGGATTACGTGAAGTGGATAAAGGTGTAATTGAAGCAGCTCGTGCAATGGGAGCTAAAAAAACTACTATTATTTTGAAAGTTTTAATTCCTGAGAGTTTACCAGCAATAATTTCAGGATTAACTGTTACGGCGATAGCATTAGTTGGATCAACGGCGATGGCAGGAGTTATCGGTGCCGGAGGACTAGGTAACTTAGCTTACTTAGATGGTTTCCAACGAAATAACAGTACTTTAACATTTGTTGCGACAGTGTTAATATTAATAATAGTATTTGCACTTCAAATTCTTGGTGATACTATTGTTAAGAAAGTAGATAAAAGATAA
- the ylqF gene encoding ribosome biogenesis GTPase YlqF has translation MVIQWFPGHMAKATREVKEKLKLVDIVFELVDARCPLSSHNMYLDEVVKDKKKIIIFNKIDLCDRAETAKWKNYFENKGYTVVYTDAKNSNNLNKVIDKAKEELAEKIARQVAKGIKPRAIRSMVIGVPNVGKSTFINKLIKKNIANTANKPGVTKKQQWLKLNKDIELLDTPGILMPKFDNQEIGKKLSLIGSIKDDITPLDDVSLYLIELLKENYLENLNNLYKINVNSDDENVFIMEKVAEKRFKKIGGDYDYDSTIKLLIQDFRTQKFGLITLDNYNFLLENEEQNEN, from the coding sequence ATGGTTATTCAATGGTTCCCGGGTCATATGGCCAAGGCAACAAGAGAAGTGAAAGAGAAACTGAAACTAGTAGATATAGTTTTTGAGTTAGTAGATGCACGCTGTCCGCTTTCTTCACATAATATGTACCTAGATGAAGTTGTTAAAGATAAAAAGAAGATAATTATATTTAATAAAATTGACTTATGTGACAGAGCTGAAACAGCAAAATGGAAAAATTATTTTGAGAATAAAGGGTATACTGTGGTATATACTGATGCAAAAAATAGTAATAACTTAAACAAAGTAATCGATAAAGCAAAAGAAGAATTAGCAGAAAAAATAGCTCGCCAAGTTGCAAAAGGAATTAAACCAAGAGCAATTAGATCAATGGTAATAGGTGTACCTAACGTTGGTAAATCGACGTTTATAAATAAACTGATTAAGAAAAATATAGCTAACACTGCAAATAAACCTGGTGTTACTAAAAAACAACAATGGTTAAAATTAAATAAAGATATAGAACTATTAGATACTCCAGGAATACTTATGCCAAAGTTTGACAATCAAGAAATTGGTAAAAAATTAAGTTTAATTGGTTCTATAAAGGATGATATTACTCCACTTGATGATGTTAGTTTATATTTAATTGAGCTTTTAAAGGAAAATTATTTAGAGAATCTAAATAATTTGTATAAGATAAATGTTAATAGTGATGATGAAAATGTATTTATTATGGAAAAAGTAGCCGAAAAAAGATTTAAAAAAATTGGTGGAGATTATGATTACGATTCAACAATTAAACTATTAATTCAAGATTTTAGAACACAAAAATTTGGACTTATTACGTTAGATAATTATAATTTTTTATTAGAAAATGAGGAACAAAATGAAAATTAG